The genomic DNA TTCCGTCCTGATCTTTTATTCCTCTCGCTTCTCTATCTTTCAAGACTTCCATAAAAGTCGCTAATCCGTTTAAACTGCGCGGAAAACCACTGTAAGCATATAAATGAACTAAAACTTCCTTTATTTCATTCACGGTAAGTCCTGCATCAAGCCCTTCGTTCAAAGCTTTATTTAATTTTTCAAGATTTCCGTCTGCTGTAAATGCAGAAATCATTACTATTTTTTGTTCTTTTTCAGTTAAGCCTTCTTTTTTCATTATACCCGCAGCCGATGTAAAACCAAAAGTAAATAATGAGATTAAAAGTATCAGTAATTTATTTTCCATAATTGAATCCTCCTGATTTTTTATTGCAAAAAATTTTGAAAGAGAAGATACGTGTATTCACTACTTCCCTTTATAAGTTTAATATATAATTTTTCCAATATCAAATACTTATATTGCATTGATTACCATGCTTTTTAAGCATATTTTCAATTATACTGATTTTTCCGAAAAATAATTTAATTTTTTCACTTTATTTTCTAATAACATCTTACAATACTATAAAATCTAAGTTTTATTTTTTGGAATTCAGTTTTACAAATAAACCGGCTGATAAAAGAAAAAGAGAGCTTACGCTCTCAATATTTCTTATTATTTAATTTAATCCCTCTCTTGCAAGAAGCTGTTCCAGTTTTTTATCTGTCCCCTGATTGTTTTTATACGTCTGAATAGCCTTTTTAGTCAGACTTCCGTTTATTCCGTCAAGCTTTCCTGTATAATATCCCATGTTTTTCAGTCTTTTCTGTATCTCTACAAAATTTGTTCTTCTCTTTTCTTTTGTTACCGACTGTGTTTTAGACGGTGCGGCAGCATTTATTACACTAAAACTCAAAACCGCCGTTAATAACAAAAATGCAGCTAATCTTAATTTTCTCATAAACTTCTCCTTTTTAAATCTTTTTTCTATTATATACTTTTTTGAATTTCTTTGTAAATCTAAATTTACTTTAAAATTACATGTACAAAATAGGAAATAAAAAAACAGATTTAATTTTAATCCAGTGATTAAACAAGTAAATCTGTTTTCCGCTCCGGTTAATAATTAGAACTGCTCTTTTCCGGATATCCTCATCATAAATTCTCACTATTATTTTATTTCTTTACCCATGCACTCGTATATTCCTGCAGCTTTCCTTTCAGATAAGTAAGCCCGTTCATAATCTGATTCATATCACGGTCACTGAAACTGTCTTTGTTTTTTACGAATTTATCAAGTATTGTGTTTGCCCTTTTATCATAATACTTATTAAGTTTTACAAAATCTTCCTTTGACGTCAGCATAGAATCTACCTGTGCATCATATACCAGTCTTGTAAAGTCATCCATTACTTCCTGTGCCACAGGACTTTCCATTACAGGTCTTGTAAGTCCCACCACATTATATACTGTCTGTATTTTTTCTTCTTTGCCGTTGCTGTAATAAGGTTTTGTATATGCTATTACTCCCAATAACAAAAACAAAGCAACCAGAACTTTTTTCATTTTTCCTCCTCAAATCTTTTATGCTTAATAGACTGTGTTTCTTTTGTACTCTTTCATTTTCTTGTTTTACTGAAACTGATCTACGATTGCTTCTAATTTATTAAGATGATCCAATATCTTCTCTGCATCAGCTTCACTCATAGTGTTAATATTTTTATCCAGTTTGTCAAGCACTGCATTTGTTCTGCCCATGTAATAATCATCAAGCTTACTGTAATCCTTTTCAGGTGTCTCTGCATAATCCTGTACAGATTCATAAGTTATTCTTGTGAACTCATCAACTATTCCCTGTGCTGCCTGATTTTTCAAAACAGGTCTTTTCAGATTCATCTGACTGTAAACAGTGGTTATAGGTTCCTCTTTCCCGTAATAAGTCTTTGAAAATGCTGTTACTGTCAACAGTAAAAATAGCAATACAAAAGTTTTTTTCATACTTCCTCCTTATTTTTATTTATATATATATCAAACCCTTTTATGTACACGATAATTATTTCATATTCATGTGAATTTATTGTGAATAAAATAAAATTCTTTTTTATTTTTTCAGTTACTGACGAAGTATTTTCAGTTTCCGGCTTTCTTCCTGCTGTATCAAATAAAGCTTCATTTTATTTTCTTCTGCCTTTACATAGACTGTTCCGTCTATATCTTTTCCTGAATTCAATTCTTCTGTTTCACCTTCGGCAAGACCAAATTTTTTGTCTATATCTGAAAATTTTTCGTTTCCGGCTTTTCTGTATGTAATTATGTTATCCGAATACACTCTGAGCACGTTCCCTGCTGCTGCGATATTATCCATTTCCATATCCGGATTGTTAAGCAGGAGAACAGTAAGACTCTGTCCTGTTTTTTTAGTAATCTTGTAGATATTGTCGCCTTTTTGAACTGTATATTCTCTCTCGGTAATTCCGTTTACTGTTTTTATATTTTTCAGTCCTGTTATTTCTTCCTCTGCATCAGCTCTCAGTGTAAAATCATATGAGTATTTTTTCTGATATTGATTATTGCTGAATATATCTGACCAGACAGTAAATATTATCCCTGAAAAAAATATTCCCAAAACGGCTGTCTTCATCTTTTTCATATATCACCCGGTTTATCTGAAATTTTCTAAAATAAATTATATAATATACATTTATCTCAGTATAATTTTATAAAAAATCTTAGTAGATATTTATAAGTATTCTAACATACCGGAATAAAATTGTATAGTATTTAAATATGATATTATTCTATAAAAAAATACCTCAATAAGAGGTATTGTTAAAATCCTGTATATCTTCAGGTTTGGACAGTACAGTTATTCTCAGAGCCGCTGTCTGTAATCCTTATGACTCAAACCAAAGGCCGCAAAATAAAGATTTTCTGTCTCGGTATTCCCGTAATCTTCGTTATATTCAGGAGAAAAATACAGCTCCACATTACTGTCCAATACCCTGATTATTACACTTTCATATTTATGCATCAAAGTAAAATTTAATTTATTCTGATTAAGTATAGCTATCATTTTGGAAACGTTTAATCTCTTTACATCGTTAAAAATCCATTTATTAAGCTTAATATTTTTTCCGGCAGTAAAATCAATAAAATTATCACACCAGATAGAAAAAAGAATCTCTTTATCAAAGTGAAACTCTATTCTTCCATACAGCCAGATTGATAATCCATGACCCATATCCCCGATCTGGTCAGGATCCGGAAAATTATTCAGTATCCACTCCTTTGTCTGACCATTTTCTATATAATCAAATTCTCCTTTTGTAACAAACTTAAATAAATCAACATTTACAGGGTTTTTTAGTTTGATTTTTATCATCTCCGCTTTTATAACAATTATTATTCTTTTGTACTGTACATTTTTTATTATATCATATTTTTTTTAAAATTCTGAAAGGCAGTCTCAGCATTATTTTTTTATAAATATAACTAAGCAATAATTTTTCCTAATAAAAAAACCGCATCAAAAGTAAAATTTCGATACAGTTCTTTTAGTTTACATTGTTATTTTCGAATTATCTTTTGATATCATATTTATCAGTTCGTCATTTGACTTTGTTTTCTTAATAAGGTCGATCAGTTTTTTCACTGCCTCAGCCTCATTATAATTGCTTAGATATCTTCTGAAATTCCATATTGTCTTTAATGTTTTTTCATCAAGAAGTATTTCCTCTTTTCTTGTTCCGCTCTTTAATACATCTATTGCCGGGAATATTCTTAATTCTGCCAGAGATCTCTCCAGAATTACTTCCATGTTTCCTGTTCCCTTGAATTCCTCAAATATTATGTCATCCATTTTACTTCCTGTTTCTATAAGCGCTGTAGCTATTATAGTCAGACTTCCGCCTTTTCTTATATTTCTTGCAGCTCCGAGAAATCTTTTCGGATAATAAAGAGCTTTCGGGTCAATACCTCCGGATATCAGCTTTCCGCTTGAAGGAACTACTATATTATATGATCTGGCAAGTCTTGTCAGACTATCCATCAATATTACTATATCCTTCCCTTTTTCTACCTCTCTTTTTGCCTTTTCAAGTACATCCTCTGTTACCTTTATATGTACACTCGGATCTTCATCAAATGTTGCCGAAAAAACTTCCGCATCACGTACATTTTCCTTTATATCGGTAACCTCTTCCGGTCTCTCGTCAATAAGCAGTATCCACAGCTCTACTTCCGGATTATTATTTATAATATCATTTGCCAGAGTAGATAAAAGTATTGTTTTACCTGCTTTCGGCGGTGCTACTATCAGACCTCTCTGCCCTTTACCTATCGGTGCTATCAGGTCTATTATTCTGGAAGACAGACTTGCCGATGATAAATTCAGCTTTTCTTCCGGATACGAAGGTGTAAGATCATCAAAAAACGGTCTGTTCGTTGATTTTTCAGGAGCATCTCCATTTATAAGAAGAGTTTTTATAAGTGCATAATTTTTTTCTGTTCCTATTGGTTCTCTTACTTCCCCCAAAACTATATCTTCATTTCTAAGTGCAAATTTTCTCGCCTGAGATGCTGATACATAAATATCAGGACCTACACTACTTTCTCTTAAAAATCCGTATCCGTCGGACATCATATCCAGTCTTCCTGATCCTAATATAATATTGTCTTTTTTAGCTTCTTCAATATAGATATTTGTTATAAGATCTGACTTCCCCATCGTGGAAAAACCAGTTATCCCATATTCTTTTGCTTTTTTTCTTAATTCCGTTAATTTCATTTCGAAAATATTTTCCATAATTTTCATCCCCTATTTTAATTTTTGATAAAATAATTTTGCCTCACCAGGCTGTAAATAATATTCCAGATTATCAGATACCTCATCCATCCTGTGACCATGTGATATATCTTCTATACTGTGTCCCTCCATAATTTTGAACATGTCGGGAACCTTCACGTCTACACCTGTTTTTGTATTGATGTTTGCTATCATAAAGATTTTTTCAGTGCCGTCTAAAGATTTTTTCAAAAAAGAAAAAATATCACTGCTTCCAAAATCATAAATCTCGGCAAAACCATCCTCCTTAAGTATATTATATTCTGCTTTTATTTCATTGATTAATCTGATATCCTCCACAATATCATAATTTATTTCTTCGTAATCCTTGTATGTGGTATTTACTACATCTATTTTTTTCTCAAAGCCGTACTCAAAACCAAGTGTAATCGCTATCCCCGAACAAAAATAAGCTTCTATTGCATAGTAGCATACTGCTTTTCTGCTGTCCCCGTTATACTCCTTTGCAAATCTTTCAGTATCATGATTTTCAGGAAAAGATAATGACGGACATCTTCCCGTCCACTTATTATAATCCTGTAAAAACCACTCATCTTTAAAATTCCACCATTTCAGGCTGTTCATAACAAAATCGAAGCCTGATTCTATTATTTCTATTATTTTTTCCGGAGTACAGCTTAAAGTTTCAGCTAAGAACAGTGTATCTGGATATTGTTTTTTTACTTCATTTATTAGATATTTCCAAAGACTGGAAGGGACCTGATATGCGGCATCGCACCTAAAACCTTTTATTCCTAGACCTGCGTAATATAAGATATAATCAAGCCAGTATTTCCAGAGATTTTCCTTATCACTGGAGTTCTCATTGTCAATTTGAGCTAAATCACCCCAGATAATTAGTTTATCTCCATCTAAAGCTCCTGGATTTTTTATCGTTCCGTCCTCATTTTTTTTATACCATTCAGGCTTTTCTTTTATAAGGTCGGAATCAATGGATGTGTGATTTATCACAAGATCCATCATAACCTTCATTTTTCTTTTTTCTGCTTCCTTACAGAAATCCCTGATAAAGGAATCACCGATTTCCCTGTATTTCTCTGCCTCTTTTTCCATTATTTCATAGTCAATTCCCAAAAGTACCGGACTGTATGCATAGTAGTCTTTTATGGAATAAACAGATCCTGAGAATCCTGGGAGATGAAAAGGATTTACATAGACCCAGTCAAAATTCATGAAATCTATGTCATCCAGTTTTTCAGCCCAGCTGTGAAAATTTTTCAGAAGATAAGGATACAGGTTATAAATTCTTGCACTAGTCATCATCTTTCCTCCCCTTGCCCGGCATAATATCCCATTTGCTTTAAGTCAAAACGGAACATTACACTAGACTAATTCACCATATAATGTCCATGTTTTTGTTTCATATATTTTTACATTTACAAATTTCCCCGAAAGCTCTTCATCACCTTTAAAAAGCACTATTTTATGAGTAGAGGTTCTTCCTGTAAGCATATCAGGATTTTTGCTGCTCGGTCCCTCTACAAGAACCTTCAAAGTCTGACCATAATATTTTTTGCTCTCTTCTTTTGCTCTTGCATTCTGAAGTCTCATCAGCTGCTGAAGTCTTTCTTTCTTTACCTGTTCAGGCACCTGTTCTTCCAGCACTGCTGCAGGAGTTCCGCTTCTTTTGGAATACATAAACATGAATGCGTTTTCAAAACCTACCTGCTCCACTACATCCAGAGTATCCTGAAAATCCTCGTCAGTCTCTCCCGGAAATCCTACGATAATATCTGTTGTTATACCTATATCAGGAATCTCTTTTTTTATTTTAAGAGCAAGTTCTATAAATTCTTCCTTTGTATATCCTCGGTTCATTGCCCCGAGTATCTTAGTAGAGCCTGACTGCAGAGGCAGATGAAGCATTCTTGCTACCTTGGGATTTTCTGCTATTGCTTTTATTACCGAATCAGTAAAATCTTTCGGATGCGGCGAAATATATTTCAGCCAGAAGTCTCCTTCTATATTGGCAGCCTTTGTAAGAAGCCCGGCAAAATCTTCTCCCATTTCGATTCTGTCACTTCCGTAAGAATTAACATTTTGTCCTAAAAATAATATTTCTTTGTAACCTTTATCTGCATACTGCTTTACATCATCAAGTATTTCCCTCATTGGAACCGATCTCTCCATTCCCCGTACGTAAGGCACTATACAGAATGTGCAGTAATTATTACAGCCGTAAGTTATTGAAACAGATGCTACTATATCATCTCCGAAATCAGCATCTACCCTTTTTGGAAGCTCATCTTCATCTTCTACCATTACTATATGATCTACTGTTCCTTTTTGAATTTTTTCTATGATGTCAGGAAGCTTGGCAATATTCTGATTTCCTATTACCAGATCTACAAAAGGAGTTCTTTTAATAAATTCTTCTCTGACCTCCTGGGCAAGACACCCAGTTACACCTATTATCATGTTGTTTCTTTTTTCTTTTAATTTCTTCAGTTCTCCTAATTTTCCGTAGACTTTTACCGCTGCTCCTTCTCGTACAGTACATGTATTCAGAAGAACAAGATCAGAAATTTTTATATCATCAACAATCTTATACCCGATGGACTGCAGCATTTTTTTCATCTTAGCGCTTTCATTCACATTCATCTGACAGCCGTAAGTAATTATTGTTGCTTTCTTTTCCAAATTTTTAAACCATCCTTTCAATAAATCATCTCATAAATGATGACTGATTCTATATGCAAATATCATATTATTGTCAGTGTATTTCTGCTTTTCAGATTTACACTGATATTTTTTTATACGTAAAGTACTAACATAACATTATATTACATTTTCAGAAAAAATAAAATATTTTTTTATAAAATGGATCTTATTCTCAGGAAAAACAAGAAAGCTTTCCAAAAAATAAAATTCTGCCGTATTAAAAAAAATAAAACAGCTGTTTAAAAAATAAAATCCCGTTATAGAAATAAAGGGATTTTGGTGTTAGTCTATTATAACATCTGTCTGATATCTGTCTTCCGGAGCTCTGTAGTTCACTATTCTGTTAACATAAATAGTACCTTCTTTTATATCTCCCTGTATTTCCAAATTCACATATTCGTATGACTGAACATCAAATTTATCAGTTACTTTTTGAACTATATTTTCCAGAAGCCCTGTATTATCTACCAGATTATAACTTATTTCTTTATCTTTCAAGATTAGTCTGTCTTTCTTATAAACAAAAACTCCCGTAGCCGGATAATACTGTCCTGCCCTTACCGGTCCCATTGGCTTCTGCACCTCGGCCGCTGCTGCAGTAGATGTCTGTGTTTTTTTGCTGCTCTTTTTATTTGCTGACGAGCATGACATCAACAACAATAAAATTAAGAATATTGATAACTTTTTCATATATTTCCTCCAAAATTTATATATTTAATTTCTTTATCTTTCCCTACTATTATACATATTTTTATCTGTTAATTCAAGTTTTCATAAATCAGCAGTACGGCTTATTTATGAAAGCCCAGATCAGCGGGGTTATAATCACCTGATATATGCTCTGCCCTTCCCCCGTTTTTTTCATATTCTTTTCTCATTTCAGTTACTTTCTCTATTAACTCAACAGTATCTTCCTCCAGCTTATCCCTGTTAAACAGACCCTTTGACCAGTAGTCAAGAATCAGCTTACTGTCTCCGTATATTATTTTTATCCCTTTTTTGGCTGCATATTTTAAGGCTATATATATCCCTGCCAGCTCACCGTAATTATTTGTTCTTCCTTTTTTCAGGACGTAGTTCCCGTGAACAGAAACTTTTTCTTTAGGAAGTATTTGCGGTAAAAGTGAATTGCCTTTATAATCTGTTACACGTACTTCTACGCCTATGCCCCGTCCTGTTCCCGCATCAAAATAAAGTCCGTTTTTATCAAGGGCAGGTGCTTTTTTTTCCTTAATTTCATATTCTGCTCCGGAATCAAGCCATGCTTTAGCCTCATCACGCGTCGGAAATGACTTATAACGTGCTTTTTGTCCTTTTACCAGTATTTCGCATTCCTTCCAGTTTTCAAGAATTCCGTTTTTATCACTTTCTACCAGATAATATGCATAATATTTTTTTGCCATTTTCCTCATTTTTCACTTTCAAATTTTCTTTTAATTATACCATATTATAAAGTTTTTAAAAAGATAATATTCTCAAATTATTTCATATTACTGCTTACTGCAATGTTTTCTTCATCTGCTGCAATGATCTGTCTTCTTTGAATTAGGAGAAAAGTAATATTTGACAAATTTCAAAATAAATACTAAAATAATATGCGAATGATTTGCAAATTTATATAAGGTGATAAAAATTATGAAACATTTAACTAAAAACAGAAAAGAAATTCTGGAAATAATCTCTGCTTCAAAGAAACCTCTTAATGTAAAGCAGATAAAAACACAGGTAGACTTTGATACTTCTACTATTTACAGGGCTTTGGATTTTTTGGAAAGTCTTGAATACATTCATTCCGTGATTTTTGATAATGAAAAA from Sebaldella termitidis ATCC 33386 includes the following:
- a CDS encoding peptidoglycan-binding domain-containing protein; the protein is MRKLRLAAFLLLTAVLSFSVINAAAPSKTQSVTKEKRRTNFVEIQKRLKNMGYYTGKLDGINGSLTKKAIQTYKNNQGTDKKLEQLLAREGLN
- a CDS encoding LysM peptidoglycan-binding domain-containing protein — encoded protein: MKKMKTAVLGIFFSGIIFTVWSDIFSNNQYQKKYSYDFTLRADAEEEITGLKNIKTVNGITEREYTVQKGDNIYKITKKTGQSLTVLLLNNPDMEMDNIAAAGNVLRVYSDNIITYRKAGNEKFSDIDKKFGLAEGETEELNSGKDIDGTVYVKAEENKMKLYLIQQEESRKLKILRQ
- the rho gene encoding transcription termination factor Rho, coding for MENIFEMKLTELRKKAKEYGITGFSTMGKSDLITNIYIEEAKKDNIILGSGRLDMMSDGYGFLRESSVGPDIYVSASQARKFALRNEDIVLGEVREPIGTEKNYALIKTLLINGDAPEKSTNRPFFDDLTPSYPEEKLNLSSASLSSRIIDLIAPIGKGQRGLIVAPPKAGKTILLSTLANDIINNNPEVELWILLIDERPEEVTDIKENVRDAEVFSATFDEDPSVHIKVTEDVLEKAKREVEKGKDIVILMDSLTRLARSYNIVVPSSGKLISGGIDPKALYYPKRFLGAARNIRKGGSLTIIATALIETGSKMDDIIFEEFKGTGNMEVILERSLAELRIFPAIDVLKSGTRKEEILLDEKTLKTIWNFRRYLSNYNEAEAVKKLIDLIKKTKSNDELINMISKDNSKITM
- a CDS encoding alpha-amylase family glycosyl hydrolase; the protein is MMTSARIYNLYPYLLKNFHSWAEKLDDIDFMNFDWVYVNPFHLPGFSGSVYSIKDYYAYSPVLLGIDYEIMEKEAEKYREIGDSFIRDFCKEAEKRKMKVMMDLVINHTSIDSDLIKEKPEWYKKNEDGTIKNPGALDGDKLIIWGDLAQIDNENSSDKENLWKYWLDYILYYAGLGIKGFRCDAAYQVPSSLWKYLINEVKKQYPDTLFLAETLSCTPEKIIEIIESGFDFVMNSLKWWNFKDEWFLQDYNKWTGRCPSLSFPENHDTERFAKEYNGDSRKAVCYYAIEAYFCSGIAITLGFEYGFEKKIDVVNTTYKDYEEINYDIVEDIRLINEIKAEYNILKEDGFAEIYDFGSSDIFSFLKKSLDGTEKIFMIANINTKTGVDVKVPDMFKIMEGHSIEDISHGHRMDEVSDNLEYYLQPGEAKLFYQKLK
- the miaB gene encoding tRNA (N6-isopentenyl adenosine(37)-C2)-methylthiotransferase MiaB, which translates into the protein MEKKATIITYGCQMNVNESAKMKKMLQSIGYKIVDDIKISDLVLLNTCTVREGAAVKVYGKLGELKKLKEKRNNMIIGVTGCLAQEVREEFIKRTPFVDLVIGNQNIAKLPDIIEKIQKGTVDHIVMVEDEDELPKRVDADFGDDIVASVSITYGCNNYCTFCIVPYVRGMERSVPMREILDDVKQYADKGYKEILFLGQNVNSYGSDRIEMGEDFAGLLTKAANIEGDFWLKYISPHPKDFTDSVIKAIAENPKVARMLHLPLQSGSTKILGAMNRGYTKEEFIELALKIKKEIPDIGITTDIIVGFPGETDEDFQDTLDVVEQVGFENAFMFMYSKRSGTPAAVLEEQVPEQVKKERLQQLMRLQNARAKEESKKYYGQTLKVLVEGPSSKNPDMLTGRTSTHKIVLFKGDEELSGKFVNVKIYETKTWTLYGELV
- a CDS encoding ribonuclease H family protein — protein: MAKKYYAYYLVESDKNGILENWKECEILVKGQKARYKSFPTRDEAKAWLDSGAEYEIKEKKAPALDKNGLYFDAGTGRGIGVEVRVTDYKGNSLLPQILPKEKVSVHGNYVLKKGRTNNYGELAGIYIALKYAAKKGIKIIYGDSKLILDYWSKGLFNRDKLEEDTVELIEKVTEMRKEYEKNGGRAEHISGDYNPADLGFHK
- a CDS encoding Fur family transcriptional regulator codes for the protein MKHLTKNRKEILEIISASKKPLNVKQIKTQVDFDTSTIYRALDFLESLEYIHSVIFDNEKYYFKDKNGNFIICNSCRKIEAFPVQSISREENILKQEFGFLPLSHIFLFKGLCRKCNT